The genomic segment AACAGCCGCGCCGCAGGTCGTCGGAGGCGGACTCCTCCGCGAAGCGCGTCACCACGGAACGGACCGCGGGCAGCGCCGGTCCCGGCTGGGACAGCTCTTCCATCAGGCCCGGGTCGCAGAGCTCGCCGTACCGCTCCAGCGCCCTGACGTACAGCCCGTGCTTGCTGCCGAACGTCCCGTAGATGCTGGCGCGGGCGATGCCGAGGTGCTCGACGAGGTCGGCCATCGACGTCGCCTCGTAGCCGCGCCGCCAGAACAGCTCAAGGGCCGACTGCAGCGCGGCGTCCGGATCGAATTCCTTGGTCCTGGCCACGAGAAGGACGCTACCTGTATCGAGAACGATCGGTCAAGAACGATCGGTCAAAAACGAAGGACGGCCATCAGACCTCAAGACGCAGCCGCAGACGGCGCAGGCCGTCCCCGTTCGTCTCCACCGTTCCGTCCGGCCGCCACCCGAGCCGGGTGTAGAACGCCCGCGCCCGGTCGTTGTGCTCCCACACCCCGGACAGCCCGGTGAGCACGCCCGTCTCGCGCAGGGACTG from the Streptomyces sp. RKAG293 genome contains:
- a CDS encoding TetR/AcrR family transcriptional regulator — encoded protein: MARTKEFDPDAALQSALELFWRRGYEATSMADLVEHLGIARASIYGTFGSKHGLYVRALERYGELCDPGLMEELSQPGPALPAVRSVVTRFAEESASDDLRRGCFITNTAVELAPHDRVAARRVEASWDWLETALTSALTRAGAQGELPEGRDPRALARLLLVLMQGMRVVGKAGQDPARVRDAAAQALSLLD